The sequence CGACGTCATCTCGTGCACGAGCACCGAGCACACGACCCGCCGGCTGACCGGCACGGTGACCGACCGGCCGGAGCAGAACCTGATGCGCCACCCGGAGTTCCGGGCACTGGCCCACCAGCACCCGGGCTTCGCGGCACACCGCTCGGGGTCGCTGCGGCTGGGTACGGCGGCCGCGTTGACCGATCTCGCCGACCTGCGGACGTTGCGCGGACTGCCGTTCTACACCGACTTCTACCGCCCGCGCGGGACCGTCGACCAGCTGCTGTGCGTGGTCCAGGTCGACGACCGCCACGGGCGCGTCCTGACGCTCAGCCGGTCGCGGCCCGGGTTCTCGGCCCGGGACCACGACCTGGTCGAGCTGCTCGCGCCTCACCTGGCCCAGGCGTTCGCCCGGCACGAGCGCCCGGCGGTCCGGCCGGTCACCGGCACGCCTCCGGAGCTGACCGTCCGCGAGCAGGAGGTGGCCGATCTGGTCGCGCGGGCTGCCACCGACCGCGAGATCGCCCGCCGCCTCGGCATCAGCCCGCGCACGGTGCAGAAGCACCTGCAGCAGATCTACCGCAAACTCGACGTCACCAGCCGCACCGAGCTGCTGCTCCGCCTGACGAATCCGTGAACGGTCGTCAGGCGAAGGCTTCCGGGGGCGGGCAGGAGCAGACCAGGTTGCGGTCGCCGGACGCACCGTCGATGCGGCGGACCGGGGGCCAGATCTTCGCCGCCGTCCGGCCCGCCGGGAACACCGCCGTCTCGCGGCTGTACGGGCGGTTCCAGTCGCCGGCCAGGCAGCCCGCCGTGTGCGGGGCCAGCCGTAGCGGGGACTCCGCCAGGGGCCACTCCCCCGACGCCACGCGGTCGATCTCCGCGCGGATCGCGATCATCGCCGCGCAGAAGCGGTCCAGCTCGGCCAGGTCCTCGCTCTCGGTCGGCTCGACCATCAGCGTGCCCGCGACCGGGAACGACATCGTCGGCGCGTGCAGCCCGTAGTCCGCCAGCCGCTTCGCGACGTCGTCCACGGTCACGCCCGTCGCCTTCGTCAGCGGCCGCAGGTCCAGGATGCACTCGTGCGCCACGAAACCCGACCGGCCGGCGTACAGCACCGGGTAGTGCTCGCCGAGGCGCCGGGCGATGTAGTTGGCGTTGGCCACCGCCACGAGCGTCGCCCGGCGCAGGCCGGCGGCGCCCATCATCCGGACGTACGCCCACGAGATCGGCAGGATCGACGCACTGCCCCACGGCGCCGCGCTGACCGGGCCGACGCCGGTCGCGGGGCCGGCCGCCGGCTGCAGCGGGTGGTTCGGCAGGAACGCCGCCAGGTGCGCGCGGACCCCGATCGGCCCGACGCCGGGGCCGCCGCCACCGTGCGGGATGCAGAACGTCTTGTGCAGGTTGAGGTGCGACACGTCGGCGCCGAACCGGCCGTACTGGGCGACGCCGATCAGCGCGTTCAGGTTGGCGCCGTCGACGTACACCTGCCCGCCCGCGTCGTGCACCGCCGCGCAGACCTCGCCGACGGTGTCCTCGTACACCCCGTGCGTCGACGGGTAGGTCAGCATGATCGCGGCCAGGTCGCCGCGGTGCTCGTCCACAGTGGACCGCAGGTGGGCGAGGTCGATGTTCCCGGCGTCGTCGCAGCGGACGACGACCACCCGCATCCCCGCCATCACGGCGCTCGCCGCGTTCGTGCCGTGCGCGCTGGCCGGGATCAGGCAGACGTCCCGCGCGCCCTCGCCGCGCGAGCGGTGGTAGGCGCGGATCGCCAGCAGGCCGGCGAACTCGCCCTGGCTCCCGGCGTTGGGCTGCAGCGAAACCGCGTCGTAGCCGGTGATCCGCGCGAGCCAGGCGCTCAGGTCGGCCACCACTTCGAGCAGGCCGGCGGCGTCCTCGGCGGGCGCGAACGGGTGCAGCCCGGCGAACTCCGGCCAGGTGACCGGTTCCATCTCCGCGGTGGCGTTGAGCTTCATCGTGCAGGAGCCGAGCGGGATCATGCCGCGGTCGAGCGCGTAGTCCCGGTCGGCCAGCCGGCGCAGGTACCGCAGCATCGCGGTTTCCGACCGGTGCTCGTGGAACACCGGGTGCGTGAGGAACTCGCTCGTGCGCCGCAACGGCGCCGGGAGCGCGTCGGCCGTGTCCGCGTCCAGGCCGTCCACATCGGACACCGAGACGCCGAACGCCTTCCACACGAAGGAAAGCCGCTCCCGCGTGGTCGTCTCGTCGCAGGCGACGCCGACGTGGTCTTCGTCGATCCGGCGCAGGGAGACGCCGAGGTCGCGGGCCGCCGCGACGACCGCGTCGGCCCGGCCCGGCACCGCCGCGGTCACGGTGTCGAAGAACTCGCCGTGCACGACCTCGACGCCGCCTTCGGCCAGGCCGGCGGCGAGCACGGTGGCCATCCGGTGGGCCCGCAGCGCGATCGCGCGGAGGCCATCAGGCCCGTGGTACACGGCGTACATCGACGCCATGACGGCCAGCAGGACCTGCGCGGTGCAGATGTTCGAAGTCGCCTTCTCGCGGCGGATGTGCTGCTCGCGCGTCTGCAGCGCGAGCCGGTACGCGGGCGCGCCGTCGGCGTCGGCCGAGACACCGACCAAGCGGCCGGGCAGCTGCCGCTCGAGCCCCTTCCGCACCGCGAGGTAGGCCGCGTGCGGACCACCGAAGCCGAGCGGGACGCCGAACCGCTGCGTCGACCCCACGGCGACGTCGGCGCCGAGCTCACCCGGCGGCCGCAGCAGCGTCAAGGCGAGCGGGTCCGCGGCCACGACCACCGCGGCGCCGTGCTTCTTGGCGTCCGCGATGGTCAGGTCGAGTTCGCGCACCGCGCCCGAAGCGCCCGGGTAGGCCAGCAGCACGCCGAAGAAGTCGCCGCCGAGCCCCAGCCCGGTGAGTCCCTGGGACAGGTCTTCCACGACCAGCTCGATCCCGAGCGGCTCGGCCCGCGTCCGCAGCACGGCGAGCGTCTGCGGCAGGGTGTCCTGGTCGACGACGAACCGGTGCGACGCGGACTTCCCGGCCCGCCGCACCAGCGTCATCGCCTCGGCGGCCGCGGTGGCTTCGTCGAGGAGGGAGGCGTTCGCGACCGGGAGCGCGGTCAGGTCCGCGATCATGGTCTGGAAGTTGAGCAGCGCTTCGAGCCGCCCTTGGGAGATTTCCGGCTGGTACGGCGTGTAGGCGGTGTACCAGGCCGGGTTCTCGAGCACGTTCCGCCGGATCACCGGCGGGGTCACGGTGTCGTGGTAGCCGAGCCCGATCATCGCGGCGGTCGGCCGGTTGCGGGCGGCCAGCGCGCGCAGTTCGGCCAGCGCCTGGGCTTCGGAGGCCGCCGACGGCAGTTCGAGCGGCTCGGCGGACGCGCGCAGCGACTCGGGAACGGCGTGTTCGGCGAGTTCGTCGAGGGAAGCGACCCCGATGACGTCGAGGATGTGCCGGAGTTCGCCGGGACCGGGCCCGAGGTGCCGCTCGGCGAAGGGAATCCCCTGTTCCAGGGAGGCGAGTGACGGATTCACGGAGGCCTCCCTGCGAACGCGACCACGGTCGGGGGTCCGGGGGCGAAGCCCTCCGGGCGGGGTGTGGGGGTTGCACCCCCACAAGACACGCCGCGCGAGAGCGGCGAGCGCGTGCCGCGAGCATGCCTCGCCATGAGCGAGGCACCCTCCCCACTCTGTCCGTACCCCGAAGGGCGCCTGAGAGTTTCGCCCGCGTGGTTGAGCCGGGCTTGCACCGTCGGCGGGGCCATCAGGCTGTGTCCTGACGACCCGCTTTCCAGAGGCGTCTCATCCGCGCGGTCCAGGGTGCCTGAGAGGTTCCGGGGAGGACTTGCTCCTTCGGCGCCGAGCTCAATATGAGGCTCGGACTCTCCCGCGCGGGTTCGTCGACCGCAAGGAGAACCTTACTCCGTCCGCCGCGGCGGTGATCAACCGGTCTTGCGTGCGTTGCGGCGCTGGGTGAGCTCGTCCGGCTGGTGCGTCTCGACGACACCGCCGTCGGCGCGTTCGGCCGGGAACTCGTGGATCGTCCCGCTGATTTCCTGCATGGCGCCGCTGACCGCGATACCGAAGACGCCTTGGCCGCCCTGGAGCAGATCGACGATCTCCTCCGGCGAGGTGCA is a genomic window of Amycolatopsis lexingtonensis containing:
- a CDS encoding helix-turn-helix transcriptional regulator, producing the protein MSSEVTARCLHRAFEVVRELKTAGPGEALAGLGRLVGCDVISCTSTEHTTRRLTGTVTDRPEQNLMRHPEFRALAHQHPGFAAHRSGSLRLGTAAALTDLADLRTLRGLPFYTDFYRPRGTVDQLLCVVQVDDRHGRVLTLSRSRPGFSARDHDLVELLAPHLAQAFARHERPAVRPVTGTPPELTVREQEVADLVARAATDREIARRLGISPRTVQKHLQQIYRKLDVTSRTELLLRLTNP
- the gcvP gene encoding aminomethyl-transferring glycine dehydrogenase, coding for MNPSLASLEQGIPFAERHLGPGPGELRHILDVIGVASLDELAEHAVPESLRASAEPLELPSAASEAQALAELRALAARNRPTAAMIGLGYHDTVTPPVIRRNVLENPAWYTAYTPYQPEISQGRLEALLNFQTMIADLTALPVANASLLDEATAAAEAMTLVRRAGKSASHRFVVDQDTLPQTLAVLRTRAEPLGIELVVEDLSQGLTGLGLGGDFFGVLLAYPGASGAVRELDLTIADAKKHGAAVVVAADPLALTLLRPPGELGADVAVGSTQRFGVPLGFGGPHAAYLAVRKGLERQLPGRLVGVSADADGAPAYRLALQTREQHIRREKATSNICTAQVLLAVMASMYAVYHGPDGLRAIALRAHRMATVLAAGLAEGGVEVVHGEFFDTVTAAVPGRADAVVAAARDLGVSLRRIDEDHVGVACDETTTRERLSFVWKAFGVSVSDVDGLDADTADALPAPLRRTSEFLTHPVFHEHRSETAMLRYLRRLADRDYALDRGMIPLGSCTMKLNATAEMEPVTWPEFAGLHPFAPAEDAAGLLEVVADLSAWLARITGYDAVSLQPNAGSQGEFAGLLAIRAYHRSRGEGARDVCLIPASAHGTNAASAVMAGMRVVVVRCDDAGNIDLAHLRSTVDEHRGDLAAIMLTYPSTHGVYEDTVGEVCAAVHDAGGQVYVDGANLNALIGVAQYGRFGADVSHLNLHKTFCIPHGGGGPGVGPIGVRAHLAAFLPNHPLQPAAGPATGVGPVSAAPWGSASILPISWAYVRMMGAAGLRRATLVAVANANYIARRLGEHYPVLYAGRSGFVAHECILDLRPLTKATGVTVDDVAKRLADYGLHAPTMSFPVAGTLMVEPTESEDLAELDRFCAAMIAIRAEIDRVASGEWPLAESPLRLAPHTAGCLAGDWNRPYSRETAVFPAGRTAAKIWPPVRRIDGASGDRNLVCSCPPPEAFA